The genomic stretch CCCGTCCCGTACCGGTTATCGAAGAGATGCTTCGTGTCCGCCTCGTTCACCGCCAGGATCGGGTAGCCGAGCGCCCCCGCGGCCGCCATCGCCCGCAGGCGGATGACGCCCGTCGTCGTCTCCTCCGTCCCGCCGACCACCCCTGCCAGCAGGTCGCGCCGCTCCTTGTGCAGCGTCGCCACCACGTCCGCGCCGTCGTCCATCGTCAGCTGCGGGCCGTGTTCCAGCGCCTGGTGGATGTGCCGGTAGTACGTCGCGTTGTCCTCGCCGCAGATCGCGAAGACCGGGATGCCGTACTCCTCCACCAGCGCCGCCGCCACGTCGTCCTGCGTCGAAAGCGGGTTGCTCGCGCACAGCCGCAGGTCGGCGCCGCCGTCGCGCAGCGTAATCGCCAGGTTCGCAGTCTCCGTCGTGACGTGCAGGCAGGCTGTCATCCGGATGCCGCGCAGCGGCTTCTCCCGCTGGAACCGTTCGCGGATGAGCCGCAATACCGGCATCTCGCGCGCGGCCCATTCGATACGCCGAACGCCCTCCGGCGCAAGGCGGGGATTGGCAATGTCACACGGGATCGACAAACCGGGGCTCCTCGGTGGTCTTGAACACCACGCTAATCGTGCAGGGTTACGAAGGCACCATCATACTTCCGGCCCCGGATAGCAGCACGGAGCCGTCGCAGGCTCGCCCCCAGCCCCGATGGGTCCCGCCGCGTCGCGCTCGCCTCCAGCAGCTGGCACGCCTCCCGGTAGCCCAGTCGTACGTACGCTGCGACCGCCGGCGTGTTCCTCGGGTCAACGGTCAAAACGACATAATCGCAGTGTTCCAGCAACGCCTCGGTCACGGCGCTGGTCGCCGCTGTCGCGTACCCCCTCCCCCGGTAGGCCGGGTGGGTGAAGACGTTGCCGACCACTGCTACGCCCTCCTGCCGCGACACGACATGTGTCCCCGCGATCGCCACGAGCCGCCCTCCCATCACGATCCCCCGGTACACCCCCGCATCAATATGCTCCGGAATGTAGTAGCTCGGCCCGTTCTCGCTCCCGTACAGGGCGTTGATCTTCCGGATGTCCACCCCGCTCAGCGGAACCGCTTCGGGCTCCCGCACAGGCCGGAAGCGCTCGCGCGTCACCACCATCCGCACCATCGGCTGTTGCGTCGCCAGCCGGTACACCCGCTTGAGCACCTCGAGGTGCTGCGGCTGACACGTGATATACGTCTGGGCCGTGCCCGGGTGGATCGACAGTGTCGCATGCACCGCGTCCGGGTCGCCCATCACGAAGGTGGCATCACCCAGCCCGCCTCTGCTGTGCAGCACCAGCCCCACCCCCGTCGTTCCCCGCGCCAGGTACCACTGCGTCCGCGCAAACAGCTCCGGCTCGAGTTGCCCGAGTGCGTACGCGGTGTACTCCACCCGCGCCCGTAGCAGCGGCCGGATTTCGTCGGGGTCGCGCAGCTGCCGCACCACGTAGTCCAGCCGCCGCGCCGGGACCCCCTGCAGCCGCAGCTCCCGCTCCGCCATTAGTCATCGACCTCGAAGTGCGTCAGCTCCCGGAACTGCCGGTACCGCTGCTCCACCTCGTCCCGTTCCAGCGTCAGCAGACGCGATGGCCCGAAGCCTTCAACGCAGAACGACGCCACCGTTGACCCGTAGATGATCGCCCGCCGAATCTCACGCTGGTTTACCGTGGCTACCGAATCGAGGTAGCCCAGGAACCCGCCGGCGAACGCATCTCCCGCCCCGGTCGGGTCAACAACCTCCTCAAGCGGGTAGCCGGGCGCCACGAAGTAGTCCTCCCCGCTGATGTACGCCGCCCCATATTCCCCCAGCTTGATAATCACCGCCTTCGTTCCCCCCTCAAGGAGCGCCCTTCCCGCCTTCGCGATGCTCGGCGTACCGGCCAGCTCCCGCGCCTCGCTCTCATTGATAGACACGAAGTCGGCTGCCCGGATCGCCTTCAATAGCTCATCCCGGGCTCCGTCAATGAAGAATTTGATCGTGTCGACCATGCGCGCCCGCGCCCCTGGCACCATCGCCATGAGCCGATGCTGCAGCACCGGGTCGCCCGCCGCCGCAAACAGCGCGCTCGAATCGTCCCACCCGGCCGGCAGCTTCGGAGCCCAGTTCGCGTTCACGCCCAGCACCGTGTACAGCGTGTCGCGGCTGTTCATGTCGTAGTGATACCGCCCGCCCCACCGGCTCGTCTCACCGCCAGGTACCACCTCCAGCCCGGCAAGGTCGATGCCAGGCCGCTCAAGCGCCTTTCGCATCTCCTCCGGGAAGTCCTCGCCGACCGCCGCCAGCAGCCGCACCTCGGTGAAGAGTGATGCCGCGAGCGCCGCGCACGTCGCCGATCCCCCGAGCGAGCCCTCCCGCCGCTCGAACGGCGTCTCGATCTCGTCGATCGCCACCCACCCGGCAACGAGCAGGCTCATGCCCCGCCTCCGAGCCACCGCGCAAGGATCGGAGCCAGGCGCTCACGAACGTCTGCCGGTACGGCCTCGCGCCGACCAACGATAGCCGCATCCAGCGCCGTCGCGCATGGGCACCCCTGCCGCTCAGGCAGCCGCTGCACCAGCAGGCGGACCGCCTCCTGGCTCACCGCCACGTTCCGTTGCAGTGTCGCGAACACCGTCGCAGCATCGACCGCCTCCTCGGCCTCATGCCAGCAATCGTAATCCGTCACACAGGCGAGCGTCGCGTAGCAAAGCTCAGCCTCGCGCGCCAGCTTCGCCTCGGGCAGCGCCGTCATGCCGATGAGATCTGCGCCCCATGCCCGGTGCAGCTCGCTTTCGGCCCGTGTCGAGAACGCCGGGCCCTGCATCACCACGTAGACGCCGCCGTCGTGCACCGTCGCCCCGGCCGCCCTCGCGGCCTCCAGCGCCGCCGCGCGCATCCGCCCGCAGAATGGCTCCGCGAAGCTGATGTGCGCCACCAGCCCGTCGCCGAAGAACGTCGAGGGCCGGCCCCAGGTCCGGTCGATGAGCTGCGACGGCACCACCAGGTGCCCTGGGACCATCGACTCCCGCAGGCTCCCGACTGCCGACACCGAAATCACCCGCTCGACACTGAGCGACTTCAGCGCCCAGAAGTTCGCCCGTTGCGGCAGCTCCGAAGGCAGGATCGTGTGCTGCCGCCCGTGCCGGGCAAGGAACGCGACCCGCGTTCCCTCCAGCGTACCGATGCGGATCCGGTCGCTCGGCGCACCGAACGGCGTCGCGACCTCCACCTCCTCGATGTCCGTCAGCCCGGGCATCTCGTAAAAGCCGGACCCGCCGATGACTGCCAGCGGAATTTTCTCTGTTGTCATGTGCCAAACCCCGAAGCTGCGTGCTCGAACAGCGCCCGGAGCCCCGGCCCGTACGGCGGCCTGGCGATGCCCCGCTCCGTGATGATCGCCGCGATCAACCCGCCAGGCGTCACGTCGAACGCAGGGTTCCACGCCTCGATGCCCCCCGGGCTCCAGCGCTGGCCGCGAAATCCCCCGACCTCCTCCGCGCTGCGGAACTCAATCGGGATCGCCGAGCCATCCGCGCACCCCGGGTCGACCGTGCTCACCGGCGCGGCGATGAAAAACGGAACCCCTGCGTGCGCAGCCGCCAGCGCCAGCCCGAGCGTGCCGACCTTGTTCGCTGTGTCACCGTTCAGCGCAATCCGGTCCGCTCCGGTCACTACCGCGGACACCCTCCCGGAGGTGATGAGTGCCGCAGCCGCCGTGTCCGGCAGCAGCACGGCCGGGATGCCGGACTTCACAAGCTCCCACGTCGTCAGGCGCGCCCCCTGGAGCAGCGGACGCGTCTCCGTCACGTAGCAGCGCGCCAGCCGCCCCGCAGCAAAGGCCGCCCTGATCACACCCAGCGCCGTCCCGATGCCTCCGGTGGCGAGCGTCCCGGTGTTGCAGTGGGTGAGCACGTCGCCCGGCGGAAGCACGGCCAGCCCGTTCCGCGCAATCGCCTCGTCTTCGGCCTGGCGCCGGGCCAGGTATTCCGCACAGAATGTCCACGCTGCCGCCGCGCGCTCCTCCGGTGCCCGGCCCAGCACCGCTGCTGCGCAGGCCGCCGCACCCGTTGCCAGCTCAACTGCGGTGGGCCTCACCCGCCCGATGCGCGCTGCCGCCTCCCGGATCGCCGCGTCGCCGGGGTCCCGCTCGGCCGCAATCGCTACCCCGGCCGCCCCGCACAGCCCCAGCAGGGGCGCTCCCCGCACACGCAGGCTCCGGATCGCCTCCTCCAGCGTCTCGAGGTCACCGATTTCCAGCCAGTGCTCCTCCTGCGGCAACAGCGTCTGGTCCAGCACCCGCAGCGTCGGCCGCTCGAACGCAACGACCGCGACCGGCGCACGCACCTCACGCTTCCTCGAAGGAAAGCAGCGCGTCGACCCGGTACGCCCCAAGCCGCTCGCGCCCGCCCAGCCCGCGGAGCTCGATGAGGAACCCGGCCCCGGCCACGTGCCCGCCAACCAGTTCGACCAGCTTCGCCGCTGCGAGTGCTGTCCCGCCGGTCGCCAGCACGTCATCCACAATGTACGCCGCCGTCCCGGCTTCCAGCGCGTCCTGGTGGATATCCAGCCGCGATTCGCCATACTCCAGCGCGTACTCGACCGTCAGCCGTGCGGCCGGCAGTTTCCCCTCCTTCCGAATCGGCACGAACGGCAGCCCCAGCCGGTCCGCGATCGGTGCGCCGAACAGAAAGCCTCGCGACTCAATCCCCACGATCGCCCCCGGCTGAACGGCTTCCGCAGCCGCAGCCATCGCATCGATGGCTGCGCGGAAGGCGGCGGCGTTCCCCAGCAGGGGCGTGATGTCGCGGAACAGGATCCCCGGCCGCGGAAAATCCGGGATGGTGCGGATGTAACCCTGCAGCTCCACGCCCGTGATTCTACGACACGCCGGCCGCGCCCCCCGCGAGCTTCGCGCCATCCCGCGGGCGCACCTCCTTCGCCCCGGTCTTTACCGAATGCCCGCGGGGCGCTGCTCCCCCGTCACCTCTGCCGCTCATTGCGCCATCCTCTTGGTGAAGGAATCTACGCGTGTCCGGCTCCCGCGCCCTGCACCACTGCATCGTCACCGCGCCCCGGAGGTTGACGCGGACACTGCTCCGTCGGCCTGGCGCCCGGAGATGCACCCGTGCCGCCATGCCTTGGCCGCGAGCGCCCGGGCTGGTGCCCCCGGGCCCGTGAAGGCCGCTAGCGCGCCCAGGAGCCCCGCAGGATCGCCCCGTTTGCCGCCCTGTGGCGCATTCCGGCGCCGACGGCGGCCAAAACATGAATTTTGCTGCAGTAGGATGTGACGCATGCCCCCTCGCCGCGCCAACCCCTTCGCCCGCGAACACCAGCACTGGCTGACCCTGGCAGCCTCCGCGGCCTCTGTCGCGGCGTTTGCCATCGGCTGGGCGGCGTACGGAAGCTGGACCGGCAACGCCGGCGGCAACGACGACCCGGGCCCTCCCCCGGCCGCGGTGCCACCATCACCGGTGGGCGCCGCGACCTCCGCGCCATCGCCGACGGCCGTCGCCGCAGGCGGTACGCCGCCGGGTGCCACAGAGACGGCTCCAGCTCCCGCACCAACCCGGAAGTCGAGGGCCAGCTGATGACACGCTGGCTCACGATTGCACTCTCGCTCGGCCTGATCGCCGCTGTTGGCGTCGCCCGCGAATGGGAGCTGGGAGGCGAAACCGCCACCTGGGACGCCGCAAGGGCCTCCGCATGGGCAGCCTACGTGCTCCTCTGGGCCGCTGTCTTCACCGGGGTCGGCGTCAGCCTCAAGTACCACCCCGGCATCGAGGCCCAGGTCCCTGTGCTCGAACTTCACCGCGTGACCGGGTCCCTCGCCCTCGCCTACACCATCGTCCACGCCGGCGCCCTGGTCCTCGACCGGTACATCGCGTTCGACCCCTGGGATGCCCTCGTTCCCCTTACAGCCCCGTACCGCCCGCTGGCCGTCGCCGCCGGCGTCGTCGCCGCCTGGCTGCTCGCTGCCGTTGTGCTCTCGACCTGGTTCGCCGGGTTCCTCCCGCGCAGAGCCTGGCACCTCATCCACCGTGCAGGCTATGCTGCGTTCGCGCTCGGGCTCGTGCACGGCATCGCGGCCGGAAGCGATACGGAACACTGGGTCACCCACGTGGTCTACACCGCGTCAGCGGGCTCCCTGCTCGGAGCAGCGTATCTTCGGTTCCTCGCCCGGGACTGGGTCGCGGCCCATCGCGCCCGCCCGGCTTCACGCCAGCACAGCGCATGAGCCCTGAAGAAACGCTCTTCTACATTGGTGTCGCGGCCTACCTCCTGCCGCCGGCGTTCATCCTTGGACTCGTCGCCCGGGCCCGGCACCGGTCAATCGCGTTCATCGGGTTCGCAGTTCTCGGCTGGATCGGGCTTGCGATTGGCCTCGCCCTCCTGCTTGCGCTCCCGGCTCGCACGCCTCCAGCCCGCCCGTTCAGGTGAGCCCAAGGCCCCGCAGGAACGCCTCGTTGCTCGGCTCCCGTCCGAGAAACTCCCGCACCAGCACCTGGCCGTCGACCGAACCGCCGCGCTCGAGGATCGTCCTCCGGTACCGCCTTCCGACCTCCGCGCTCAGCGGCCCGGCCGCCTCGAACAGCGTGTACATGTCGTCGCCGAACACATGCGACCAGAGATAGCCGTAGTACCCCGCGTCGTAGCCGAACAGGTGCCCGAACCCCGACTGGAAGTGCGTCCCCGGCGTGTACGGGAATCCTGTGATCGGGTGCAGCTCCTCCACCAGCCTCGTCGAGTCGCCATCGAACCCGGGCGAGTGGTACCGCAGGTCCAGCGTCGCGAAGAAAATCTGTCGGGCCGCCATAATCCCGCTGTTCAGGTTCTTGGCGGCCACCATCGCGTCGACCAGGTGCCGCGGCAGCGGCTCGCCCGTCTGCCAGTGCCGCGAAAACGAGGCCAGCACCTCCGGCTCCCAGCACCAGTGCTCCAGCATCTGGCTCGGGGCCTCGACGAAATCCCGCTCCGTTTGCGTCCCGCTAAATCGCGCCCGCTCGGCCCGCGTAAGCGTCTGGTGCATGATGTGCCCGAACTCGTGGAAGAACGTGACCACCTCGCTGTGCCGCAACAGCGACGGCTGCGTCGCCGATGGCTTCGTAAAGTTCGCCACAATCGCGCTGACCGGCTTCTGGTAGCTCCCGTCCCGCAGCCGCCGGCCCCGCCGCAGCGTGAATGCCGCCGCATGCCCGTACTTGTTCGGCCGCGGGAACAGGTCCATGTAGAACCGCGCGAACGGCGGCCCGCCCTCTGCGTCGCTGATGTCGAACGCCCGCACCTCCGGGTGCCAGCGCGGCGCCGTTGTGTTCTCCGCAAACCGCACGCCCAGCACCTGCTGGTACACCGCAAATAGCCCATCGACCACCGCGTCGAGCGGGAAGTACTGCGCGACCTCGAAGTCGTCGAATGCGTACCGGGACTTCAGCTGCTCGTTGTGCCAGTACCGCCAGTCCCAAATCTCGACCCGGTCCGAGCCCGTCCGCTCCTTCGCGAACGCCCGCATCTCCGCAAGGTCGCGCTCCGCCTTGACGGCGACCTTCGCACGGAGGTCCGCGAGGAACTCCTCCACCGCCTGCCGGGTGCCGGCCATCCGCGTCTCCGTCCGGTAGTCGGCCCACGAGGCATAGCCCAACAGCTCCGCCGCCTCCTGCCGAAGGCGGAGCGCCCGCTCCAGCAGCTCAACGTTCTGGCGCCCGCCCTTCCGCTGGTCCTTCTCGAAGAGCTGCCTCCGCAGTTCGCTGTCCGGGCAGTTCGCCATAAACGGCTGGATCTCCGGGTAGTCCAGCGACACGCGGTAGTAAACAACTCCGTCCCGCTCAACGGTCCGGAGCCGTTCGACCCACGCTTCCGGCATCCCCGCGAGCTGCTCCCGCGTCACTTCGATGCCGTCCTCGTAGTCGTCGATGTTGTTCCGGAACTGGATGCCGATGACCGCCAGCTCGTCCATGAGCTGCCGGACGCGCTCCCGCTGCTCCCGCGGCAGCCCAAAACCGTTTCGCCGGTAGTCGCGCAGCTCGAACGCGAGGTACCGTGCGTCCTCGCCCGTCAGCGCTTGCGCCTCGTCGCTCTCCGCGAACTGCCGCACCGCCTCGTACAGGTCCTCCCGGAACGCAAGCCCGACGAGATATCGGTCCAGCCGCTCATCCCATTCGCGCGCCGCCACCCGCAGGCTGTCGTCGGCCGAAACGTACGCGAGGAACGCATACGCACCGGACGCCAGCGCTACCGGCTCGGTCGCATCTTCGAGCGCGAGCATCGTGTTGGCATAGGTCCGCTCGCCCGGCGCCAGCCGCACGATCGCACCGACCCCCGCGTCGCAGGCGTCAATCGCCTGCTGGCAGGCCGCTCCCAGCTCCTCCGGCGTCAGCCGCTCCCAGTCCACGAGGTCGAGGTCGCTTCCCATCGCGGTCCTATCGGGTCAGCCACGCGAACTGCTGCGGCTTTCGCTGGCTCCGCGCGCTGATCATGATGTTCACAATTGCCGGCTTGTCGCAGGCGAGCGCGGCCTCCAGCGCAGGCCGGAGCTCCGAGGGCTGGGTCACGAAAAAGCCCTTCCCGCCGTAGATCTCGGCCATCTTTTCATAATGCGCGTTCGGGGTGTACGCGCTCGGCGGCACCCGCGTCGGGTCGAGCTCGTCCGGCCCGCCCCCGATGCCGTTGTTGTTGATGATGATGAACACAATGTTGTTCAGCCCGTATCGCGCCGCCGTCTCGACCTCCATCCCGCTGAAGCCGAACGCCGAGTCGCCTTCGATGCAGAACACCCGCTTGTCCGGGTGAACCGCAGCCGCCGCAATCGCCTGCCCGACGCCGACGCCCATCGTCCCGAATGAGCCGGCATCCAGCCGGTGCCGCGGGTAGAAGTTCGGCATCAGCGTCCGCCCGATGTCCATCGTGTTCGCACCTTCGTTGACGATGATTGCGTCGCGCGGGATGTACTCCCGGATATCGCGGTACACCCGGTAGTACCCCATCGGCACCGACTCGTCGGCCATCATCTCCGCCACGGTGGCTGCGTTCTCTTCGATCTTCTTCCGCAGGCCGGTCCACCACGTGGTCTCCGCCGGGTACTGCCAGGGCGCCCGGGTCAGCGCCTCGTTCATCTGACCGACAATCGCCTTCGCGTCGCCGACCAGCGCCACCTCAGCCGGCACGTTATTCCCGATCTCCTCTGCAGCGATATCCACCTGGATAACGCGCACCTTCGGGTCGAACCGTGGCGGCAGGCCAAAGTGCAGGATCCAGTTCAGCCGCGCACCGAGCAGGAGCACTACGTCCGCGTTCTGCAGCGCGAACGACCGCGCCGGCGAAATCGCCAGCGGGTGGTCGTCCGGCACGACCCCCTTGCCCATCGGCGTCGGCAGGAACGGCAGCTGCGTCGCATCGATGAACTTCCGCACCTCCTCCTCGGCCCGCGCGTACGCCGCTCCCTTGCCCACGATGACCAGCGGCCGCTCTGCGGACTTCAGCGCCTCGAGCGCCCGCTCGATGTTCTCCCATGGCGCCAGGGTCCGCGGCGGGTCCGGGCAGCGCGGCGGGAAATGGACCTCGCTCTCGTCGACACTCCCAGTAATCAGGTCCCCCGGCAGGTCGAGGTACGCCGCGCCCGGCCGCCCGTAGATGGTCGCCCGCACCGCCTGCTCGACGAAGAACGGAATTCGTCGCGTGCTGTCCGGCCGGGCCGCGTACTTCGCGTACGGCCGCGCCGTCTCGATCTGCGGCGCCTCCTGGAATGCGCCCTGCCCGTTCTGGTACGAATCGTTCGCTCCGCCGATAAGGATCATCGGCCAGCAGTTCGCCCAGGCATTCGCCATCCCCGCGATCCCGTGCACCATCCCCGGCCCCGACACCGCGAGGCAGACGCCTGGCCGCCCGGTCAGGTAGCCGATCGCCGCCGCCGCATAGCTCGCAGCCTGCTCGTTCCGGAACCCGAAGAACTTGATGCCTTCGCGCTGTGCATGGACCGCAATCGGCACCACCGGGATGCCGACCACTCCGAACATGTACTCCACGCCCTGCTGTTTCAGCGCCTTCGCCACGATCTGGGCCCCTGTCAGCTCGGCCATCGCAACGTCACCTCGTGTTCCAATCTCGTGCCGGCAACTCTACGGGAACCCGCTCCCACCGTACACGCCGCCGCGGTGTAGCCTCTGAACGTGGCCCGCGTCCGTGCCGACCTCCTCCTCGTCCAGCGCGGCCTCGCCGAATCCCGCGAGCAGGCCCGCCAGCTGATCATGGCCGGCCGGGTCCGCACCGGCACCCGCACGCTCGTAAAGCCCGCCGAACCGCTCGACCCTGCCGCGCCGCTCGAGGTGGTCGAACCGCTCCGCTACGTCTCCCGCGGCGGCCTCAAGCTCGAGGCCGCCCTCCGGGAATTCGGCATCGACCCCGCTGGCACCACCTGCCTCGACCTCGGTGCATCAACCGGCGGCTTCACCGACTGCCTCCTCCAGCACGGCGCCGCCCGCGTCATCGCCATCGATGTCGGGCGCGGCCAGCTCCACCGCCGGCTCCGCGAAGACCCGCGGGTCATCCTCCTCGAAGGCGTGAACGCGCGCGACCTCCCGCCGCTCCCGCCGGTCGACCTCGTCGTCGCCGACCTCTCCTTCATCTCCCTCCAAAAGGTCCTCCCCTCGGTGGCGGCGCGCGTTCCGCCGGGGACCCCCGTGATCGCCCTCCTCAAGCCCCAGTTCGAAGCTGGCCCCGCCGACGTCCCTCCAGGCGGCGTCATCCGCGACCCGGCCGTGCTCGACCGCGTCCGCGAGCGCTTCCTCGCCTGGGCGGCCGCCCACGGCTGGGCAACCTGTGGCATCATTCCATCGCCCATTCGCGGGGGCGACGGCAACACCGAATTCCTTGTACTGCTGCGCACCCCGCCCGCCGGAGTTGCCTGATGCTGCGCCGCGCCGTCATCTTCCATGCCCCCCGGAGCGAAGGCGCGCTCGCCTTTGCCCGCCAGGTCGCGCAGGAGTTCGGCCGTCGCGGCATCGATGCCGGCGTCTTCGATGCCTGGGGCCCGCCCCCGTGCGATGCCATCACCGCCTCCGACCTGATCGTCTGCGTCGGCGGCGACGGCACCGTCCTCCGCACTGCTCGCATTGTCATCCCGCACGCCACGCCGATCCTCGGCGTCAATATGGGCCGCCTCGGCTTCCTCACCGACATGAGCCCGCGCGACTTCTTCAACGCCATCGAGCGAATCATCGCCGCCGACTGGCGCCTCGAAGAGCGGATCATGGTCCACGCCGACGTCATGGCCGATGGCGCCGCCCTCCACTCCTTCGATGGCCTGAACGACATCGTTGTCAGCCGCCGCTCGCCCGGGCGTCCCGTCTACGTCGACGTCCACATCGATGGCGCCCGCCTCGCCATCTTTCGCTGCGACGGCATCATCGTCGCCACGCCAACGGGTTCCACCGGCTACTCGCTGAGCGCGGGCGGCCCCATCCTCGCCCCCACCGAGCACCACCTCGTCCTGACCCCGGTCTCGGCCCACCTCGCCCTCGGCCGGTCGCTCGTGCTCCAGCCGGATTCAACCATCGAAATGGCCGTCACCAGCGAACAGGGCGCCATCCTCAGCATCGACGGCCAGGAGGACGAGCCGGTCGCCGCAGGCGTGCGCATCGTCGTCCGTCAGAGCCCCCATGTCACCCGCTTCGTGCGCTTCCGTGAGCCGTCCAGCTTCTACGCCGAACTCGCCGAAAAGCTCGAAATGCAGCTCTCCAGCACCATGAACCCCAGTGCTTGAACAGCTCGAAATCACCTCCTTCGCCGTTGCCCGCAACGTCGCCATCGACCTCGGCCCCGGGCTGACCGTCTTCACCGGCGAAACCGGGGCCGGCAAGTCGCTGGTCGTCGATGCCATCGCCTTCGCCTTCGGCGCGCGAATGGGCCGCGAGGTCATCGCCGCCGGCGCCGACCGCGCGACCGTCCGCGCCGCGCTCCGCCTCGGATGGCCGACGGTCATCGAACGCACACTCACCCTCGGTGGGCGCTCGACCTACCGCATCGACGGCCAGCCTGCCCGCTACGAAGACGTCCGCGCCCTCGCCGAGGGCTTCCTCGATATCCACGGCCAGTCCGAGCAGCTCGCCATCCTCCGGCCGGCGGTCCAGCTTGCCGCGCTCGACGAGTTTGCCGGCCTCCAGGCCGACCGCACAGCGCTCGCCTCTACCGTCCGCGAGCTCCGCGAGGTCCGCCGAAAGCTCGCCTCCCTCCGCTCCGATGCCCGCGAGCGCGAGCGGCTCATCGAGCGCCTCTCTTTCGAAGTTGCCGAGATTGACGCCGCCGCGCCCGTCCCCGGTGAAGACGAATCGCTCCGCGCCGAGCAGGCGCGCCTCGGCAACGCCGCCCGCCTGCGCGAGGGAGCCGAACGCGCGCTCGCCGCCCTTGATGAACCGGCAATCGGCGAGGTGCTTTCCGCCGTGCGCGTCATCGCCGGCCGCGACCCCGGCGCTGCCGACCTTGCCGACCTCGCCGGCATCCTCGAAACCGCCAGCATGGACCTCCGCCGCGCCCTCCGCGCCTACCGCGATGCGCTCGATGAAGACCCGGAGCGGCTCGCCGCCGTCACCGAACGCCTCGACCTGCTCGCGCGGCTCCAGCGCAAATACGGCGACACCATCGCCGCCGTCCTCGCCTACCGAGACACTGCAGCCCGCCAGCTCGCCGACCTCACCGGGGCCGGCGCCTCGCTCGAGGAGCTCGAGGCCGCCGAATCCCGCCTCCTCGAGACGCTCGGCCGCCAGGCTGCCGACCTCTCGATACGCCGGAGAGCCGCCGCCGGTGCGCTTGTCGGTGCCATCGCTGCCGAGCTGGACCTCCTCGGCATGACCGGCGCCCGCCTGGCCGTCGCCTTCACCTGCGATGACGACCCGGCCGGGCCGCTCGTCGCCCTCCCTGACTACGAGGTCGTCGCCGGCGCCGCGGACGAAGCCGCCGCGCCCTCGCCGGAACCGGCCCCCCGCGCCTTCACCGAGGCCGGCGTCGACCGCGTCGAGTTCCTCGCCTCCTTCAACCCCGGCGAACCCCCGCGGCCCCTCGGCACCGTCGCCAGCGGCGGCGAAACCTCCCGCTTCCTCCTCGCCCTCACGGTTGCCCTCGGCCAGGCTACCGAGGGCCGGCTCGAAGTCCTCGACGAAGTCGACGAAGGCGTCGGCGGCCGGACCGGCGCGGTCGTCGGGCGCGCCCTGCGGCGCCTCGCCGCGCGGCACCAGGTCCTCTGTATCACCCACCTCCCGCAGGTAGCCGCCGCTGCCGACCGCCACTTCGTCGTCGAAAAGCGCACCGACGGGCGCCACACCTGGTCCGAGGTCCGCGAGGTTGCCGGGGAGGCCCGCCGGGCCGAGCTTGCTGCCATGCTCGGTGGCGTTACTCCCGCCAATCTTGCTGCCGCCGACGAACTCCTCGGCTCAGCCGCCGCGTCCTGAGCGCTCTCCCAGGCGCTGCCGCAGTGTAACCACCCGGCGCACCGCTTCGCGCATCGCGTAGCCGGGCTCGCCGGCCGCCCGCTCGGCCTGCAGCGCCACCACGATAGCCTCCAGCGCCGCCACAATCTCACGGAGGACCTCCCGCCCGTCCGGTCCCTCGAATACGCCGCTATCCATGGCCCCAGTCTCACCGCACCCGGCCGAACGGCACAGGGCCGAAGCCGTGACGGCCCGGTGGAGGTT from Tepidiforma thermophila encodes the following:
- a CDS encoding DNA repair protein RecN produces the protein MLEQLEITSFAVARNVAIDLGPGLTVFTGETGAGKSLVVDAIAFAFGARMGREVIAAGADRATVRAALRLGWPTVIERTLTLGGRSTYRIDGQPARYEDVRALAEGFLDIHGQSEQLAILRPAVQLAALDEFAGLQADRTALASTVRELREVRRKLASLRSDARERERLIERLSFEVAEIDAAAPVPGEDESLRAEQARLGNAARLREGAERALAALDEPAIGEVLSAVRVIAGRDPGAADLADLAGILETASMDLRRALRAYRDALDEDPERLAAVTERLDLLARLQRKYGDTIAAVLAYRDTAARQLADLTGAGASLEELEAAESRLLETLGRQAADLSIRRRAAAGALVGAIAAELDLLGMTGARLAVAFTCDDDPAGPLVALPDYEVVAGAADEAAAPSPEPAPRAFTEAGVDRVEFLASFNPGEPPRPLGTVASGGETSRFLLALTVALGQATEGRLEVLDEVDEGVGGRTGAVVGRALRRLAARHQVLCITHLPQVAAAADRHFVVEKRTDGRHTWSEVREVAGEARRAELAAMLGGVTPANLAAADELLGSAAAS